In Desulfosporosinus sp. Sb-LF, one DNA window encodes the following:
- a CDS encoding molybdopterin-dependent oxidoreductase, translated as MKLSRRKFLGGAAAAVSSLTLFNFNLLTSSPSATAAGQTSETMKTFRNVCPRNCYDTCGQITYVQDGILKKVEGDPKHGYTNGKLCLKGYTYPRRVYSPDRIKYPMKQSPRGSGNWTRIGWDEAMDTIAKKILDLKKRYGSTLPICLDKYSGNFGIVHYGIEGTMSSLGYTTRAVGTPCWPAGIDAQTYDFGTLYSNDPEDMVNAKYIILWGQNAAWTAIHSFPFINKARERGAKLVVIDPILTSTASKADLYIQVNPSTDGALALGMARYIIDNNWVDWDYARANSVGFDEWVDYIKKSITLDWASEKTGVPKDIIMEIAREYATAKPASMWVGYGMQRHTNGGQNVRIIDALGVLTGNVGKSGGGVNYGHLETWGFNYNAMVNSAPKGSKGFIGPDGKEGDRSINMNNFAHDVSAQSNPPVKMLWLACRNPGSQDPDTHAIEKMFASMEFVVTVDSFFNKTVEMSDIVLPATTHFEDWDVMASYWHYWVGINQRAINPLYESKSDVEIAIELSKKMNALEPGSCTFPTSGTPEEWLAKEFNPGIHQMLGIKDYKELVDGPRKANMPSASWSDGKFRTPSKKIEIHSELAKKNGLPALPIWVEEMKTPEKYPIRFMTPHPQHALHSQFQNLDWMMTTNPEPKVEIHPVLAAKYGILEGNMVKVYNDLGSITVKAHLTRTTSPNVVVSYESWYKNSNYNVNYTLKATPSDMGKQATGNDGLAFHDNFVMIEKA; from the coding sequence ATGAAACTATCGCGACGCAAATTTCTTGGAGGAGCAGCTGCCGCCGTCTCTAGCCTAACCCTCTTTAATTTTAATTTGTTGACCAGTTCTCCCTCTGCCACTGCTGCGGGTCAAACCTCTGAGACTATGAAAACGTTTCGAAATGTCTGTCCCCGTAACTGCTACGACACGTGTGGACAGATTACCTACGTTCAGGACGGAATCCTTAAAAAGGTTGAAGGGGACCCTAAACATGGCTACACCAACGGTAAACTTTGCCTAAAAGGGTACACTTATCCCCGCCGCGTCTATAGCCCAGACCGCATCAAATATCCCATGAAGCAATCCCCTCGTGGTTCTGGTAACTGGACCCGCATCGGTTGGGATGAAGCCATGGATACAATTGCCAAGAAAATTCTAGATTTGAAAAAACGCTACGGATCGACACTCCCAATTTGCTTAGATAAATACTCTGGCAACTTTGGTATTGTTCACTATGGCATAGAAGGAACAATGTCCAGCCTCGGCTATACAACTCGTGCCGTTGGCACACCCTGCTGGCCCGCTGGCATTGATGCTCAAACCTATGATTTTGGAACGCTTTACAGTAACGACCCCGAAGACATGGTTAATGCCAAGTATATTATTCTTTGGGGACAAAATGCCGCCTGGACAGCGATTCACAGCTTCCCCTTCATCAACAAAGCCCGGGAACGCGGGGCTAAACTAGTGGTCATCGATCCAATCTTAACGTCAACCGCTTCCAAAGCTGATCTCTACATCCAAGTTAACCCCAGTACGGATGGGGCTCTCGCTTTGGGCATGGCGCGATATATCATAGATAACAACTGGGTTGATTGGGACTATGCCCGTGCCAACAGTGTCGGGTTTGATGAATGGGTCGACTATATCAAAAAATCCATTACTTTAGACTGGGCCTCTGAAAAAACCGGTGTGCCTAAAGATATCATCATGGAAATTGCCCGCGAATACGCGACAGCAAAACCAGCTAGTATGTGGGTTGGTTACGGCATGCAACGTCACACGAACGGCGGTCAGAACGTACGTATCATCGATGCTCTCGGTGTCCTGACTGGCAATGTCGGAAAATCTGGTGGGGGAGTTAACTACGGTCACTTGGAAACGTGGGGCTTTAACTATAATGCAATGGTGAACTCTGCTCCCAAGGGCTCTAAAGGATTTATTGGCCCAGATGGCAAAGAAGGGGACCGTTCCATCAACATGAATAACTTTGCCCACGATGTCTCCGCCCAAAGTAACCCCCCAGTAAAAATGCTCTGGCTTGCTTGCCGGAATCCTGGCTCCCAAGACCCCGACACTCATGCCATTGAAAAAATGTTTGCTTCCATGGAATTTGTCGTTACCGTAGACTCGTTTTTCAACAAAACCGTCGAGATGTCTGATATCGTCTTGCCGGCAACCACCCATTTTGAAGATTGGGATGTCATGGCAAGCTATTGGCACTATTGGGTCGGTATCAACCAACGCGCCATTAACCCCTTGTATGAATCGAAAAGTGATGTTGAAATTGCCATAGAACTTTCCAAGAAAATGAATGCCTTAGAACCCGGTTCTTGTACCTTCCCAACTTCAGGAACACCGGAGGAATGGTTAGCCAAAGAATTCAACCCCGGAATACACCAAATGCTTGGCATTAAAGATTATAAGGAACTCGTCGATGGGCCTCGCAAGGCAAACATGCCTTCTGCTTCATGGTCCGATGGAAAATTCCGCACCCCTTCAAAGAAGATTGAGATTCACAGTGAACTTGCCAAAAAGAATGGACTCCCTGCGCTCCCCATATGGGTTGAAGAAATGAAGACCCCCGAGAAATATCCGATCCGATTTATGACGCCCCATCCGCAGCATGCTTTGCACTCCCAGTTTCAAAACCTAGACTGGATGATGACCACAAACCCCGAACCCAAAGTAGAGATTCACCCAGTTCTAGCCGCCAAATACGGCATCTTGGAAGGAAACATGGTTAAAGTCTACAATGACCTTGGTTCAATTACGGTTAAAGCTCACCTAACCCGGACAACCTCCCCAAATGTGGTCGTCTCGTATGAATCTTGGTATAAAAACTCTAACTACAATGTTAATTACACCTTAAAAGCAACTCCCAGCGATATGGGAAAGCAGGCGACCGGTAACGACGGGTTGGCCTTTCACGATAATTTCGTAATGATTGAAAAAGCATAA
- a CDS encoding 4Fe-4S dicluster domain-containing protein produces the protein MSKQLGFLHNSEKCVGCRGCEMACKNEYQTDATPQWRKVFQLNEDAFSLPTRMFFSMACNHCAHPECLRVCPVEAYTKRDDGIVIHDPNRCIGCRLCTMACPYDRPQFNPAKKKVEKCNLCYQRIDKGEKPACVAACIPGALELVEINDSLDQKTGVLKTLPGLPSPKITTPSIRFIGPKQGKQIRRD, from the coding sequence TTGAGTAAACAGCTTGGCTTTTTACACAACTCAGAGAAATGTGTGGGCTGTCGGGGGTGTGAAATGGCCTGCAAAAATGAGTATCAAACTGACGCAACCCCCCAGTGGCGTAAGGTCTTCCAACTCAATGAAGACGCCTTCTCGCTTCCTACCCGAATGTTTTTCTCGATGGCCTGTAACCACTGCGCTCATCCAGAATGTCTCCGTGTCTGCCCGGTAGAGGCCTACACTAAACGCGACGATGGCATTGTAATCCATGATCCTAATCGATGCATCGGCTGTCGACTATGTACCATGGCCTGCCCGTATGATCGTCCCCAATTTAACCCCGCAAAAAAGAAAGTCGAGAAATGCAATCTATGTTACCAGCGAATTGACAAAGGAGAAAAACCAGCTTGTGTCGCCGCCTGCATTCCAGGAGCTCTAGAACTTGTGGAAATCAATGATAGCCTTGACCAGAAAACTGGTGTACTCAAAACCTTACCTGGGCTACCCAGCCCGAAAATTACAACGCCATCGATTCGTTTCATCGGACCGAAACAAGGCAAACAAATTAGGAGGGATTAA
- a CDS encoding DmsC/YnfH family molybdoenzyme membrane anchor subunit has product MGDWEWPLILFTVLGQIAVGIILMLWWLDRSRDHLNTKLFKQGVNVSGILLALALLASLFHLGHPEAAYRALAHLGSSWLSREILLFLLTFLAWIYLFWQSRQQAISRILESGATPITTSEIAAGVQQTDNRSLGLGITSVLGLLGIASSAMIYVLPRVPAWNNVGPVLFFLLTTGLLGALCTLVLGTKLLQPVQKNLLLKWSLGCTILSLLLYVVYGSLLSGSAEGSLTLSFLLNSPLFWARALLGWLAPLLLLVSLLRNSQVEKPNLILIVTLLVCLGEVLGRALFYLSAVGIHINALF; this is encoded by the coding sequence ATGGGAGACTGGGAATGGCCCTTAATTCTATTTACCGTTCTTGGACAAATCGCGGTCGGGATCATCCTTATGCTCTGGTGGCTCGACCGTAGCCGTGATCATCTTAATACGAAATTGTTCAAACAAGGTGTCAATGTTTCTGGGATCCTATTGGCACTTGCTCTGTTGGCTTCACTTTTTCATTTGGGGCATCCAGAAGCAGCCTACCGCGCCCTAGCCCACCTTGGCTCCTCATGGTTAAGTCGCGAAATTCTCTTGTTCCTCCTCACGTTCCTTGCCTGGATCTATCTTTTCTGGCAGTCGAGACAACAAGCAATTAGCCGAATTCTCGAATCAGGCGCCACACCCATCACGACTTCTGAAATTGCAGCTGGAGTACAACAAACTGATAACCGGTCTCTCGGATTAGGGATCACTTCTGTCCTAGGTCTATTGGGCATTGCCAGCAGTGCCATGATTTACGTTCTCCCCCGTGTTCCTGCTTGGAATAACGTAGGCCCCGTTCTTTTCTTCCTACTTACTACAGGATTACTTGGTGCTCTCTGCACCTTGGTATTAGGAACGAAATTGCTTCAACCTGTTCAAAAGAACCTTCTGCTGAAGTGGTCACTCGGATGCACAATTCTTAGCTTACTTCTCTATGTTGTTTACGGGTCTTTGCTCAGCGGAAGCGCTGAAGGATCCCTAACCTTGAGTTTTCTATTGAACAGCCCTCTTTTTTGGGCCCGTGCCCTTCTAGGCTGGCTAGCTCCGCTTCTTCTTCTAGTTAGCCTTCTTAGAAACTCTCAAGTTGAAAAACCTAATCTTATATTAATCGTTACTCTGTTAGTTTGCCTGGGAGAAGTCTTAGGTCGAGCGCTTTTCTACCTAAGCGCCGTCGGCATCCATATTAATGCCTTGTTCTAA
- a CDS encoding molybdopterin-dependent oxidoreductase encodes MKLHHNICPRNCYDTCSIVSTTSNGVLISVEGNPHHEYTSGKLCSKALDDVKKVYSPQRVRYPMRQRGRYSGFWERITWDEALGLISEKILSLKEQYGTSLPLALNKYSGNFGILHNAMEGLFTGIGATTRAVGSPCWSAGVEAQTLDFGTYFCSDPLDMAQAKLIWLWGVNPVWTAVHQMPIIFDAIDHGAKVVCFDTHFSATAARSHQFIQVRPGTDGLLALGFAKVLLEENLMDPNLSDYTAGCEEFIHYLETKISLSHCSEVTGVPMSTIRELALEYGQTNPACIWAGFGLQRYTNGGQTLRAIDALGAFAGHLGKQGGGVQYAQFETWRFSGEISGDKPSSDKINSMDRNLNINRFSDEALSCTDPPVKMLWISGRNPLSQDGNLQRWKKLINQLDLIVVSDLFHSKSSEAADIFLPVTTHYEHWDVNAGYWHYWVGVNEPAISPVGESRSDLQIAWDVSSQLNHLTPGSCTFPTSGNEKETLLRELGPQMLEILGLENPEDILKGPVRAKFSRTAWENRTFATPTGRYEFFSTQAANAQLPPLPIFVPPLSPSINTPLRLLTPHHHSTINSQAYALDTRKTDFILYLAPELAQLYDLVAGDRAQIRNEFGQLNVIVHPEFGFSTDIVVIFQEQVDANFPLNRLLGTPSTDMGQITLGAPGFALNETFVNLRKL; translated from the coding sequence TTGAAATTACATCACAATATCTGTCCTCGTAACTGCTATGATACCTGTAGCATTGTGAGCACTACCAGCAATGGTGTCCTCATCTCCGTAGAAGGAAATCCCCATCATGAATACACCTCGGGCAAACTCTGTTCGAAAGCTCTCGATGATGTTAAAAAGGTTTACAGTCCTCAGCGCGTTCGTTACCCTATGCGTCAGCGAGGCCGTTATAGCGGTTTTTGGGAACGTATTACGTGGGATGAAGCATTAGGGCTAATCTCAGAAAAAATCCTTAGTCTCAAGGAGCAGTATGGAACGTCTTTACCGCTCGCTCTGAATAAGTACTCTGGAAATTTCGGTATTTTACACAATGCTATGGAAGGTCTCTTCACTGGCATCGGAGCCACCACAAGAGCTGTCGGGTCCCCATGTTGGTCGGCGGGAGTCGAAGCCCAGACTTTAGACTTTGGAACGTACTTTTGTTCGGACCCGCTGGATATGGCTCAGGCTAAGTTAATTTGGCTCTGGGGAGTAAACCCTGTCTGGACAGCCGTTCACCAAATGCCGATTATTTTTGATGCTATTGATCACGGTGCAAAGGTCGTTTGCTTCGATACACATTTTAGTGCCACAGCCGCACGATCTCATCAGTTTATACAGGTACGCCCTGGAACCGATGGGCTTCTGGCTTTAGGATTTGCCAAGGTCCTATTAGAAGAAAATCTTATGGACCCCAATCTTAGTGATTATACGGCAGGGTGTGAAGAATTCATCCACTACCTAGAAACGAAAATTTCCCTTAGCCATTGTTCAGAGGTTACCGGAGTTCCTATGTCAACCATTCGTGAACTTGCCCTGGAATACGGTCAAACCAACCCAGCTTGTATATGGGCAGGCTTTGGCTTACAGCGTTATACGAACGGTGGGCAAACCCTACGCGCTATTGATGCATTAGGGGCCTTCGCGGGACACCTTGGTAAACAAGGAGGTGGGGTTCAATACGCTCAATTTGAAACCTGGCGTTTTTCTGGGGAGATTAGTGGGGATAAGCCCTCTTCAGACAAGATCAATTCGATGGATCGCAACTTGAATATTAATCGTTTTTCAGATGAAGCACTCAGTTGCACCGATCCCCCTGTTAAAATGCTCTGGATTTCTGGAAGAAACCCTTTATCCCAGGATGGTAATCTACAGCGCTGGAAAAAACTTATCAACCAACTAGATCTAATCGTCGTAAGCGACCTTTTTCATTCCAAGTCCTCCGAAGCAGCTGATATTTTCCTTCCCGTAACGACACATTATGAACACTGGGATGTGAATGCCGGGTACTGGCACTATTGGGTGGGGGTCAACGAGCCCGCTATTTCTCCTGTAGGGGAATCCCGCTCAGACTTACAAATTGCTTGGGATGTTTCTTCTCAGTTAAATCATCTTACCCCTGGAAGTTGTACGTTCCCCACTTCGGGTAATGAAAAAGAAACCCTCCTACGCGAACTCGGTCCTCAAATGTTAGAAATACTAGGCTTAGAAAACCCTGAAGATATCTTAAAAGGTCCAGTGCGGGCAAAGTTCTCCCGTACTGCATGGGAAAATAGAACCTTCGCTACTCCTACTGGGCGCTATGAATTCTTCTCAACTCAAGCAGCTAACGCCCAACTTCCTCCACTCCCAATCTTCGTGCCGCCTCTTTCTCCTTCAATTAATACTCCGTTACGCCTTTTGACTCCACATCACCACTCAACTATTAACTCTCAGGCTTATGCTTTAGATACTCGTAAGACTGATTTCATCTTGTATCTTGCACCCGAGCTCGCCCAACTTTATGATCTAGTAGCGGGTGACCGAGCTCAGATTCGGAATGAGTTTGGTCAGTTAAACGTAATCGTTCACCCTGAATTTGGCTTCTCGACAGATATTGTGGTTATTTTCCAGGAACAAGTTGACGCGAATTTTCCCCTTAATCGCTTACTCGGCACGCCGTCAACCGATATGGGACAGATCACTCTGGGGGCCCCAGGGTTTGCATTAAATGAAACCTTCGTGAATTTGAGAAAACTATAG
- a CDS encoding 4Fe-4S dicluster domain-containing protein, with the protein MVKQLGFLLNVNRCLGCGACAKACQNKNQLPPLLRWRQVRMVEKLSIDHIQKFYLSTACNHCGNPECLRVCPAGAYAKRRDGIVLHFSEKCTGCKSCVASCPFGAPQINPQTNKATKCQLCYERLDQGMSPSCVQACLTGALELKEVRDIPVNQLLRLTAPVPSLRLTRPSVFYKPPRETKV; encoded by the coding sequence ATGGTCAAACAATTGGGGTTCTTGCTTAATGTTAATCGTTGTCTCGGCTGTGGAGCTTGTGCCAAAGCATGCCAAAATAAAAATCAATTGCCTCCCCTCCTTCGATGGCGTCAGGTCCGTATGGTAGAGAAGCTCTCAATAGACCATATTCAGAAATTTTACCTATCGACCGCCTGTAATCATTGTGGCAATCCAGAATGCTTAAGGGTCTGCCCAGCCGGAGCCTATGCTAAACGCCGCGATGGTATCGTCTTACATTTTTCCGAGAAATGTACTGGCTGTAAGTCTTGCGTTGCCTCTTGCCCCTTTGGAGCTCCCCAAATCAATCCTCAAACCAATAAAGCTACTAAATGCCAACTCTGCTATGAGCGATTAGATCAAGGAATGTCTCCATCCTGTGTTCAAGCCTGCCTAACTGGTGCGCTTGAGCTCAAGGAAGTACGCGATATTCCAGTGAACCAACTCTTACGGCTCACTGCCCCCGTTCCAAGCCTTCGGTTGACGCGTCCCTCTGTTTTCTATAAACCGCCCAGGGAAACAAAGGTATAA
- a CDS encoding NapC/NirT family cytochrome c, whose protein sequence is MASEANNENKPREQPIHRSTKRIILITTLVIVALSVLMFLTMHFTSQPNFCASCHQIRQPVASWSVGAHKSVTCLDCHANPGTVGYVSRKFKGLGEVYLQLTNQVPTTLVAKYNIQTCIVCHTGQNGYYPNAKNIKLTSGPLAPKSSHEEILQNNVSCLVCHRYVAHGEPQGSTP, encoded by the coding sequence ATGGCTTCAGAAGCAAATAATGAAAATAAACCAAGGGAACAACCTATACATAGAAGTACGAAAAGAATTATCTTGATAACAACTCTTGTAATAGTCGCTTTAAGTGTCCTAATGTTTTTAACTATGCATTTTACATCTCAACCAAATTTCTGTGCAAGTTGTCATCAAATTCGTCAGCCAGTGGCTAGTTGGAGCGTAGGAGCTCACAAAAGTGTAACCTGTCTCGATTGCCATGCAAATCCGGGTACCGTTGGATACGTATCACGAAAATTCAAAGGATTAGGAGAAGTTTATCTCCAGCTTACCAATCAAGTTCCTACTACTCTTGTGGCCAAGTACAACATACAAACCTGTATCGTATGTCATACAGGACAGAATGGATATTATCCAAATGCTAAAAATATTAAACTTACATCTGGGCCATTGGCTCCTAAATCTTCTCATGAAGAAATTCTTCAAAACAACGTTTCCTGTCTCGTCTGTCATCGATACGTTGCCCACGGTGAACCTCAAGGGTCAACACCATAA
- a CDS encoding cytochrome c3 family protein: MIRKKHLMTSIISLAFLAVLTVGCNTAQTPTTPTPPAAQPTGVTKIAYVGDDTCKQCHPTKLDNVPHTQHYQAFKPISDFPLDKPLGSITVFDSVNTEKPTSTTIDLSKAKIYGVQMNDYIIAEVPAAAGFKEKLYRIAALKKTNDKWQVQPAKQADVDKDGKPDWTAESFSSCAKCHAPGINNASPNYGLSCESCHGPGGTHASATDKKGTMSLETASTSCLGCHKSDPIKDAQGNFTTDNHHGTRDYFASKHAQSSQVNGCLTCHNPHKANASGALLRADKPADICVTCHAGKNLDPDTIMWKNPSDPYGHITRDHSFGAIKYPDLGDDPATKPTEIKNPTVIDLVKKSLPELAK, from the coding sequence ATGATCCGAAAAAAACATCTTATGACATCCATAATTTCACTAGCATTTTTAGCGGTCTTAACAGTGGGTTGCAATACAGCTCAAACTCCCACAACTCCCACCCCACCAGCGGCTCAACCTACCGGAGTAACCAAGATCGCTTATGTTGGAGATGACACGTGTAAACAGTGTCACCCTACAAAATTGGACAATGTCCCTCATACCCAACATTACCAAGCCTTTAAACCCATTTCTGATTTTCCGCTAGACAAGCCCTTGGGTTCTATCACCGTTTTCGATTCAGTCAACACCGAAAAGCCAACGTCTACAACGATCGATTTATCGAAGGCCAAAATCTACGGAGTTCAGATGAACGACTATATTATTGCAGAAGTACCCGCTGCAGCTGGATTCAAAGAAAAGCTCTATCGTATTGCCGCCCTTAAAAAGACAAATGATAAATGGCAGGTTCAACCTGCAAAACAAGCCGACGTAGATAAGGATGGCAAGCCCGACTGGACTGCGGAAAGCTTCAGTTCTTGTGCGAAATGCCATGCACCTGGAATCAATAATGCTTCGCCTAATTATGGTTTATCCTGCGAATCGTGTCATGGTCCGGGTGGAACCCATGCCAGCGCCACCGATAAAAAGGGAACTATGAGCCTTGAAACCGCTAGCACTTCCTGTTTGGGTTGTCATAAGAGCGATCCTATAAAAGATGCCCAAGGGAATTTCACGACAGACAACCATCATGGTACTCGTGACTATTTCGCAAGTAAACATGCTCAGAGTTCCCAAGTTAATGGATGTTTGACTTGTCATAACCCACATAAAGCTAATGCCAGTGGTGCCCTACTCCGAGCAGATAAACCAGCAGATATTTGTGTTACATGTCATGCTGGGAAAAACTTAGATCCTGATACCATTATGTGGAAAAACCCGAGTGATCCCTATGGACACATCACAAGGGATCACAGCTTCGGAGCTATCAAATACCCAGATCTCGGAGATGACCCTGCAACTAAGCCTACTGAGATAAAGAATCCTACTGTTATCGATTTGGTCAAAAAAAGTTTGCCAGAACTAGCGAAATAA
- a CDS encoding diguanylate cyclase encodes MKLPSLSKLTRTYVLALSLIAFLTIASIIALHQLILTQSDSARLINVSGSQRWLSQKAALLSTQLVYASTTGERDQFRRQLQSTLGKIQENHQELVSGAPQSNLPIQLSRQMQAMYFSPPTNLQVRIERYTSEALDLANEPVDLLTPDNPHLTYLLQNTEALLESLNRIVSQYQRESEARVQRLQMLETASGGIIILTLTFLGLYTFRPLANTLLEERAQLERANQELSYLSSIDGLTGIANRRYFDQFLAQLWSLAARNSEPIALIMCDIDFFKAYNDTYGHLQGDECLKKVAAAIKRSLQRQVDLAARYGGEEFVVVLPNTDVKGALIVAESLRANVESLEIPHHSSSVTQKVTISLGVAIGLANPTVLPSTLIESADIALYEAKQNGRNCHKLASSSS; translated from the coding sequence ATGAAACTCCCTTCCCTATCTAAACTAACGCGTACCTACGTCTTGGCCTTAAGTCTAATTGCTTTTCTTACCATCGCCAGTATCATAGCACTCCATCAACTGATACTAACTCAGTCTGATAGCGCTCGGCTCATAAATGTAAGTGGGTCGCAACGCTGGTTGTCTCAAAAGGCAGCCCTTCTTAGTACACAGCTTGTTTATGCCTCTACTACTGGTGAGCGTGATCAATTCAGAAGGCAATTGCAGAGTACCCTTGGGAAAATACAAGAGAACCATCAAGAATTAGTCAGTGGTGCTCCACAATCGAATTTGCCAATACAATTATCTCGGCAAATGCAGGCGATGTATTTTAGCCCACCCACGAATTTGCAAGTGCGCATTGAACGTTATACATCTGAAGCTCTAGATTTAGCAAATGAACCAGTTGATTTGCTCACCCCTGATAATCCTCATTTGACTTATCTTTTGCAAAATACGGAAGCGTTATTGGAATCCCTCAATCGAATCGTATCCCAATACCAACGAGAAAGTGAGGCAAGAGTCCAGCGACTCCAGATGTTGGAAACAGCCAGTGGCGGGATTATTATTTTAACCCTAACTTTTCTGGGACTGTATACTTTTCGCCCTTTAGCCAATACTTTACTAGAAGAGAGGGCTCAATTGGAACGAGCTAATCAGGAACTAAGCTACCTATCCTCAATTGATGGATTAACCGGCATTGCCAATCGTAGATACTTTGATCAATTTCTTGCTCAACTATGGTCTCTAGCTGCTCGCAATAGCGAACCCATAGCACTCATTATGTGTGACATCGACTTCTTCAAAGCGTATAATGATACTTACGGTCACCTCCAAGGCGACGAATGTCTTAAAAAGGTAGCCGCTGCTATAAAAAGATCCCTACAGCGTCAAGTGGATTTAGCCGCTCGTTACGGTGGCGAAGAATTTGTTGTAGTTCTTCCTAACACCGATGTGAAAGGTGCTCTAATAGTAGCTGAATCTTTACGGGCCAACGTCGAAAGTCTTGAAATACCCCATCACTCTTCCTCTGTTACACAAAAAGTAACAATTAGTTTAGGAGTTGCTATTGGATTAGCTAATCCTACTGTTTTACCTTCAACCTTAATTGAATCGGCAGATATTGCTCTTTATGAAGCGAAACAGAATGGTCGTAACTGTCACAAATTGGCCAGTAGTTCCTCTTAG
- a CDS encoding anaerobic nitric oxide reductase flavorubredoxin has translation MSFEINKSVQWVGKIDWELKKFHGDEYSTHRGSSYNSFLVRDEKIALIDTVWTPFAKEFVTNLKNEIDLNTIDYIIANHGEPDHSGALPELMKEIPNTPIYCTANAIKSLKGQYHQDWNFVPVKTGDKLSLGSKEFVFVEARMLHWPDTMFTYMTGDNILFSNDGFGQHLASEHMFNDLVDQAELYQEALKYYANILTPFSKFVENKINEILSFNLQVDMICPSHGIIWRDNPLQIVNKYMEWAKDYQENQITIVYDTMWNSTRQMAEKIAAGIKLSDNEVTVKLFNSNSTHTDKNDIISEVFKSKAVLVGSPTINKGILFSVAGILEMIKGLGFKNKKAASFGSYGWSGENTKLISAELSKGGFEVLNDGLKATWNPDNDALTNCEEFGRRIGEALK, from the coding sequence ATGAGTTTTGAAATTAACAAAAGTGTCCAATGGGTTGGTAAAATCGACTGGGAATTAAAAAAGTTTCATGGGGATGAATACTCTACACACCGAGGCTCCAGTTACAACTCATTTCTTGTACGCGACGAAAAGATAGCCCTTATCGATACCGTTTGGACACCTTTCGCTAAAGAATTTGTTACTAATTTAAAGAACGAAATCGATTTAAATACGATCGATTATATCATTGCTAATCATGGTGAACCCGATCACAGTGGGGCTTTACCCGAATTAATGAAGGAAATTCCTAACACCCCCATTTATTGCACCGCCAATGCCATCAAATCCTTAAAGGGCCAGTATCATCAGGATTGGAATTTCGTACCTGTCAAAACAGGGGACAAACTAAGCCTTGGATCCAAAGAGTTTGTTTTTGTCGAAGCAAGAATGCTCCATTGGCCTGATACGATGTTTACATACATGACCGGGGATAATATCCTATTTAGCAATGACGGTTTTGGTCAGCACTTAGCTTCTGAGCACATGTTCAATGACTTAGTCGACCAAGCCGAGTTATATCAGGAAGCCCTTAAGTATTATGCTAACATCTTAACTCCTTTCAGCAAATTTGTGGAAAACAAAATCAATGAGATCTTAAGCTTTAATTTGCAAGTCGATATGATTTGCCCGAGTCATGGTATCATTTGGCGGGACAACCCTTTGCAGATTGTTAACAAATATATGGAATGGGCTAAGGATTACCAAGAAAACCAAATTACAATCGTCTACGATACTATGTGGAACAGCACCCGGCAAATGGCCGAAAAGATTGCCGCTGGGATCAAACTAAGTGACAATGAGGTTACTGTCAAATTGTTTAATTCTAATTCCACCCATACCGACAAAAATGACATTATTTCAGAAGTTTTTAAGTCAAAGGCGGTCCTTGTAGGTTCACCGACTATTAATAAAGGAATCCTTTTCTCCGTTGCCGGGATACTAGAAATGATTAAAGGATTAGGATTCAAAAATAAAAAAGCAGCTTCCTTTGGTAGTTATGGTTGGAGTGGTGAAAATACAAAGCTTATTTCAGCCGAATTAAGCAAAGGCGGGTTCGAAGTCCTCAATGATGGACTTAAGGCGACTTGGAACCCCGATAACGATGCTTTAACGAATTGCGAAGAATTTGGACGACGTATCGGAGAAGCTCTTAAGTAA